From the genome of Muricauda sp. SCSIO 64092, one region includes:
- a CDS encoding alpha/beta fold hydrolase, translated as MIGNFIDTFRFGLKRRPSFLDPNIGFLHTDHGAIRVLDTGGTKPVILNVPDGPNVIEHHLGLITELSRNFRVICFELPGTGFSYPNRKYDYSIAAAARLIIHIMDILKVDRATLAFSCSNGFYAIKAAGLFPERIEHLFLSQTPSLPAMEKWTEGTIPNVLKLPVIGQVANSLFEKKLARTWYRYALPKDMDISGYQDTALAALDRGGCFCLSGLVQGLKGDLHHSLRLLDIPSTMLWGERDYTHRKTDRTSILEHVPSCEIIVFDDCGHFPELEATHRYVALVKERLHL; from the coding sequence ATGATCGGAAACTTTATAGATACTTTTAGGTTTGGCCTGAAACGCAGGCCTTCCTTCCTGGACCCGAACATTGGGTTTCTCCATACCGATCATGGGGCAATCAGGGTCTTGGACACCGGTGGGACAAAACCCGTTATCCTTAATGTGCCCGATGGCCCCAACGTTATCGAACACCATTTGGGACTGATCACGGAACTCTCCCGGAATTTTAGGGTCATTTGTTTTGAACTGCCTGGGACCGGATTTTCCTATCCGAACAGGAAATACGATTATTCCATTGCCGCCGCTGCCCGATTGATCATCCATATTATGGATATCCTAAAAGTGGATAGGGCCACCCTGGCCTTTTCCTGTTCCAACGGATTTTATGCCATTAAGGCCGCTGGGCTTTTTCCCGAGCGGATAGAGCACTTGTTCCTATCCCAAACTCCCTCACTGCCGGCCATGGAAAAATGGACGGAAGGCACCATCCCCAATGTCCTCAAACTTCCAGTGATCGGTCAGGTGGCCAATTCCCTTTTCGAAAAAAAGCTGGCCAGGACCTGGTACCGCTATGCCCTGCCAAAGGATATGGACATCTCTGGTTATCAGGATACGGCATTGGCCGCATTGGACCGTGGGGGATGTTTCTGCCTATCGGGGCTGGTCCAGGGCCTAAAGGGAGATCTGCACCATTCCCTGAGATTGTTGGATATACCATCCACCATGCTCTGGGGAGAGCGAGACTATACGCACAGAAAAACAGACCGTACATCCATTCTGGAGCACGTACCCAGTTGTGAAATCATAGTGTTTGATGATTGCGGACATTTTCCTGAGTTGGAAGCGACCCATAGGTATGTGGCCCTGGTGAAGGAAAGACTGCACCTATAG
- a CDS encoding sensor histidine kinase, which produces MKIRNKIALIFVLLTALLLLSVFLFIYFSVENHTHNEFYLRLRQRASIAAQAYLEKDELSSSIYEEIRKKHVRTLPNEKEEIFKVNVDKRTLVPPHTLPLEKEFFSEVLAAGHARAKIGKAYFTAILYRDNQGDFIVVLSAEDLYGSAKMRNLLRTLLIAYVLSLIILFVLGRDYAKRVLKPISDITRQVNGIRAKKLHLRLPNGHRNDELGELSRTFNNMLDRLEASFEMKNNFVRNASHELKNPLTAIIGQTEVALGSARSEQEYITTLRTIEREASRLNGLINALLELAQAENNSKGLLGEHIRADELLMELQTEFDVPTSGTVNCDLRFLPKDPDKLIFMGNEGLIRAALFNVLDNALKYSKKGNVDLGIRVKEQTILISVRDEGIGIPKEDLKNVLEPFSRGSNARGFKGFGLGLPLSRKIVRLHGGELRIDSEIGKGTRVIVQLPNIHATAKTGH; this is translated from the coding sequence ATGAAGATTAGGAACAAAATAGCACTGATCTTTGTACTGCTTACCGCCCTGCTGCTGTTATCGGTCTTTTTGTTCATTTACTTTTCCGTGGAGAACCACACGCATAACGAATTCTATCTCCGCCTGCGGCAAAGGGCATCGATCGCGGCCCAGGCCTATCTGGAAAAAGATGAACTGAGTTCCAGTATATACGAGGAAATCCGCAAAAAGCACGTACGGACCCTGCCCAATGAAAAGGAAGAGATCTTCAAGGTCAATGTGGACAAAAGAACCTTGGTTCCACCCCATACGCTTCCCCTGGAAAAGGAGTTCTTTAGTGAAGTCCTTGCCGCCGGCCACGCCCGGGCCAAGATCGGGAAGGCCTATTTCACGGCCATCCTTTATCGCGACAACCAGGGGGATTTCATTGTGGTGCTGTCCGCGGAGGACCTTTATGGATCGGCCAAAATGCGGAACCTTTTAAGAACCTTGCTCATAGCCTATGTCCTGAGCTTGATCATCCTTTTTGTATTGGGCCGGGATTATGCCAAAAGGGTGCTGAAACCCATTTCGGACATTACCCGACAGGTCAATGGGATACGGGCGAAAAAACTCCATTTGCGATTGCCCAATGGACACAGAAACGATGAACTGGGGGAGCTGTCCCGTACGTTCAACAATATGCTGGACAGGCTCGAGGCCTCTTTTGAGATGAAGAACAATTTTGTGCGCAACGCCTCCCATGAACTTAAGAACCCTTTAACGGCCATTATCGGGCAGACGGAGGTCGCCCTTGGCAGCGCAAGGAGCGAACAGGAGTATATCACCACCCTGCGGACCATTGAAAGAGAGGCCTCGCGACTCAACGGACTCATCAATGCCCTGCTGGAACTGGCCCAGGCCGAAAACAATTCCAAGGGGCTGTTGGGAGAGCATATACGGGCCGATGAGCTGTTGATGGAGCTTCAAACGGAATTTGATGTCCCCACTTCTGGAACGGTAAACTGTGACCTTCGGTTTTTACCAAAAGATCCGGACAAACTGATCTTCATGGGAAATGAAGGCCTTATACGCGCGGCCCTGTTCAACGTCCTGGACAACGCCTTGAAGTATTCCAAAAAAGGGAATGTCGATTTGGGGATCCGGGTGAAGGAGCAGACCATCCTGATTTCCGTAAGGGATGAGGGTATTGGCATTCCCAAGGAGGACCTTAAAAATGTGTTGGAACCATTTTCCAGGGGATCCAACGCCAGGGGTTTTAAAGGTTTTGGCCTTGGCCTCCCGCTGTCCCGGAAAATTGTACGTCTGCATGGGGGCGAATTGCGAATCGATTCAGAAATAGGGAAGGGGACCCGGGTCATAGTGCAGTTGCCCAATATCCATGCCACGGCCAAGACGGGCCACTAA
- a CDS encoding helix-turn-helix domain-containing protein has protein sequence MKRAGEIVKQKRIDVGLTLRTFCNQIDFDSSNWSKIERGLLEFPKSGLILSAIAETLKMSDEEIREVKDVALVEAIPDGLKPEEDVLKALPVFFRTSRVENPSDEQLKELINLIRKH, from the coding sequence ATGAAACGTGCAGGAGAAATAGTAAAACAGAAAAGAATCGATGTTGGCCTTACGCTGCGGACATTTTGTAATCAAATCGATTTTGACTCCAGTAACTGGAGCAAAATAGAAAGGGGGTTACTCGAATTTCCCAAGTCGGGGTTGATATTATCAGCTATAGCCGAAACCTTAAAAATGAGCGATGAAGAAATAAGGGAAGTAAAAGACGTAGCCCTTGTCGAAGCCATCCCTGACGGTTTGAAACCCGAGGAAGATGTGTTGAAAGCGCTACCGGTTTTCTTCAGGACTTCGAGAGTAGAGAACCCATCAGATGAACAGTTAAAGGAATTGATAAACCTTATTAGAAAGCATTAG
- the feoB gene encoding ferrous iron transport protein B: MSKSIKVALIGNPNTGKTSVFNQLTGLKQKVGNYPGITVEKKEGICKLPNGDKAHILDLPGTYSLNTTSLDESVVVELLLNKNDKDYPDVAIVITDVENLKRNLLLFTQIKDLRIPAILVINMSDRMSKNGISIDIDALEQKLGTKIALVSTRKSEGIQHIKELIAHYKSLVNTPNLNASKIAPDYFERLQNTFPKENLYKLWLVITQDVNFMPIEKKRIQDATSFSTKSKAELKKLQHRETVLRYQFINGVLKDTYKVDAQAAKGVRANLDRILTHRVFGYLIFMAILLLIFQAIFEWSTYPSDFIDEQFAAAGEWLKETLPPGILTDLLAEGILAGIGGIAVFIPQIAFLFLFIALLEESGYMSRVVFLMDKLMRPFGLSGKSVVPLISGTACAIPAVMATRTIEDWKERLITILVVPFTTCSARLPVYLILIALVIPEGRFIGLSYQALTLMLLYLLGFAMAIIAAKVLNSILKIKSRSLFMIEMPTYRMPLFKNVGYTVVEKTKSFVFGAGKIILAISIVLWFLGSNGYSKEFKNAEEIVGKRIQEHGLNDYSKNYIRKNVLTFATEKGEDTGKIPNPLDLTVEQDSLRLLNNELFKRAKAQEIASYKLEHSYIGYAGKFIEPVVKPLGYDWKIGIAVLTSFAAREVFVGTLATIYSVGNDEEETIKNRMAAELDETNQRPLFNLASGISLMLFYAFAMQCMSTLAIVKRETNSWKWPILQLVFMSGIAYLVALTAYQFLK, translated from the coding sequence ATGAGCAAAAGCATCAAAGTTGCCCTTATTGGGAATCCAAATACAGGAAAAACCTCCGTTTTCAATCAGCTTACCGGACTCAAGCAAAAGGTTGGCAATTATCCCGGTATTACCGTGGAAAAGAAAGAGGGCATCTGCAAGCTCCCCAATGGGGACAAAGCCCATATCCTGGATTTGCCCGGTACGTATAGCCTCAACACCACTTCCCTGGATGAAAGTGTTGTGGTGGAATTGTTGCTCAACAAAAACGATAAGGACTACCCGGATGTCGCCATTGTGATTACCGATGTGGAAAACCTTAAGCGCAACCTGTTGCTTTTCACCCAAATCAAGGATTTAAGGATTCCCGCCATTTTGGTCATCAATATGAGCGATCGCATGTCCAAAAATGGAATTTCAATTGACATTGATGCCCTGGAGCAAAAGTTGGGCACCAAAATCGCCTTGGTCAGTACCCGAAAATCGGAGGGTATCCAACACATCAAGGAGTTGATCGCCCACTATAAAAGTCTGGTCAATACGCCCAATCTCAATGCCTCAAAAATTGCCCCGGACTATTTTGAGCGCTTGCAAAACACCTTCCCCAAAGAGAATCTGTACAAGCTTTGGCTGGTAATTACCCAGGACGTGAACTTTATGCCCATTGAGAAAAAGCGCATACAGGACGCCACCTCCTTTTCCACCAAATCAAAAGCGGAACTCAAGAAATTACAGCATCGGGAAACGGTCCTGCGCTACCAGTTTATCAATGGGGTCCTAAAGGACACCTATAAAGTGGACGCACAGGCGGCAAAGGGCGTTAGGGCCAACCTGGATAGGATACTGACCCACCGTGTGTTCGGATACCTTATTTTTATGGCCATCCTGCTCCTCATCTTTCAGGCCATTTTTGAATGGAGCACCTACCCCAGTGATTTTATCGATGAGCAATTCGCCGCCGCCGGCGAATGGCTAAAGGAAACCCTTCCACCCGGAATATTAACGGATTTGTTGGCAGAAGGTATCCTGGCCGGAATTGGGGGTATTGCCGTTTTTATTCCCCAAATTGCTTTTTTGTTTCTGTTCATTGCACTCTTGGAGGAATCCGGATATATGAGCAGGGTAGTGTTCTTAATGGACAAATTGATGCGTCCCTTTGGTCTTAGCGGAAAAAGCGTGGTTCCCCTTATTTCGGGAACGGCATGCGCCATTCCGGCGGTCATGGCCACAAGGACCATTGAAGACTGGAAGGAACGGCTCATTACCATTTTGGTGGTCCCTTTTACCACCTGTTCCGCACGTTTGCCCGTTTACCTTATTCTAATCGCCCTGGTCATTCCGGAAGGGCGTTTTATTGGCCTAAGTTATCAGGCCCTGACCCTTATGCTCCTCTATCTCCTTGGGTTTGCCATGGCAATCATCGCCGCCAAGGTGCTGAACAGCATCCTAAAAATTAAAAGTAGGTCCCTGTTCATGATAGAGATGCCTACCTATAGAATGCCCCTGTTCAAAAACGTGGGGTATACGGTGGTCGAAAAAACCAAGAGCTTTGTTTTTGGAGCGGGAAAGATCATTTTGGCCATATCCATCGTACTGTGGTTCTTGGGCTCCAATGGGTATTCCAAAGAGTTTAAAAATGCGGAGGAAATCGTTGGCAAACGGATCCAGGAACATGGGTTAAATGATTATAGCAAAAACTACATCAGAAAAAACGTGCTGACCTTTGCCACGGAAAAAGGGGAGGATACCGGTAAAATACCCAATCCCCTGGACCTTACTGTGGAACAGGATTCGTTGCGCTTATTGAACAATGAGCTTTTTAAAAGGGCAAAGGCCCAGGAAATCGCAAGCTATAAATTGGAACATTCCTATATAGGCTATGCAGGAAAGTTCATTGAACCCGTGGTAAAACCCTTGGGCTATGATTGGAAAATAGGCATTGCCGTGTTAACCTCATTTGCGGCGAGGGAAGTATTTGTAGGTACGTTGGCCACCATTTACAGCGTTGGCAATGATGAGGAGGAAACCATTAAAAATAGGATGGCGGCAGAATTGGACGAAACAAATCAAAGACCGCTCTTTAATTTGGCCTCGGGAATTTCCCTAATGCTGTTTTATGCCTTTGCCATGCAGTGCATGAGCACGCTGGCCATTGTAAAACGGGAGACCAACTCCTGGAAATGGCCCATCCTCCAACTGGTATTTATGAGCGGAATAGCGTATCTTGTAGCCTTGACGGCTTATCAATTCCTAAAATAA
- a CDS encoding MBL fold metallo-hydrolase, producing MAKIKVLVEGYARPLDKGWKASSTVCLITTEDKKIITDPGCNREALLSALGEENLETADIDYVFLSHRHPDHMLLAGLFEKATYITFDADLMYEKDVMLEFDANILGDDIEIVHTPGHVAEHLSLIVRTPQGKVAVAGDVIWWLDTEEQRFDLHQKDHLQSTDMDMKALVESRKTLLKNADYIIPGHGKMFKVGDNFCP from the coding sequence ATGGCCAAAATCAAGGTTTTAGTCGAAGGTTATGCCAGACCACTCGACAAAGGTTGGAAAGCGAGTTCAACCGTGTGTTTGATTACCACGGAAGATAAAAAGATCATCACCGATCCCGGATGTAACCGGGAAGCATTACTTAGCGCCTTAGGTGAGGAGAACCTGGAAACAGCTGATATCGATTATGTTTTCCTATCCCATCGCCATCCCGATCATATGCTATTGGCAGGCCTTTTTGAAAAGGCCACATACATCACCTTTGATGCCGATTTAATGTATGAAAAAGATGTGATGCTCGAATTTGATGCCAATATCCTTGGTGACGATATTGAAATTGTCCATACACCGGGTCATGTAGCTGAACATCTTTCCCTTATTGTCCGTACGCCCCAGGGAAAAGTTGCGGTGGCCGGGGATGTCATTTGGTGGCTTGATACTGAAGAACAACGGTTCGATTTACACCAAAAAGACCATCTTCAGTCAACGGATATGGATATGAAGGCCTTGGTGGAAAGTAGAAAAACACTTTTAAAAAATGCCGATTACATCATTCCCGGTCATGGAAAGATGTTTAAAGTAGGGGACAATTTCTGCCCTTAA
- a CDS encoding ferrous iron transport protein A — MASVATLKPGQKGIIKDFGDTTIPIKLLELGCLPGNEVELLQIAPLKDPIYINVNGSRIAIRRATAERIELELLEDHIGQ; from the coding sequence TTGGCTTCCGTTGCTACACTAAAACCAGGTCAGAAGGGAATAATCAAGGATTTTGGGGATACCACCATTCCCATTAAACTTTTGGAACTGGGTTGCCTTCCCGGAAATGAAGTGGAACTCCTGCAAATTGCCCCGCTCAAGGACCCCATCTACATTAACGTCAACGGATCCCGGATTGCCATTAGAAGAGCCACGGCCGAAAGAATTGAATTGGAACTACTTGAAGACCATATCGGCCAATGA
- a CDS encoding DUF4348 domain-containing protein: protein MIRIKLTVVVLILLAAFSCKQEPRNKEASPNAVEPATSDQKAGANGDKKENIEVPTEMAKDCDQTFDAFFERFAKDSIFQKNRVKYPMKWFYYEDVTDEKPTLELVENGSFDYVDFTKDKEAFNNEYDKYEIEIEKEENNNLYKLLGIDNGIHVTYKFSLIDGCWYLVEILDEST, encoded by the coding sequence ATGATACGAATAAAATTGACCGTAGTCGTTTTGATACTGTTGGCAGCATTTTCCTGTAAACAGGAACCTCGCAACAAAGAGGCTTCTCCAAATGCCGTTGAACCGGCCACCTCGGACCAAAAGGCAGGGGCAAATGGAGACAAAAAAGAAAATATTGAAGTTCCTACAGAAATGGCCAAAGACTGTGACCAGACCTTTGATGCTTTTTTTGAAAGGTTTGCCAAGGACAGTATTTTTCAAAAGAACAGGGTCAAATACCCGATGAAATGGTTTTATTATGAAGATGTCACCGATGAAAAACCCACATTAGAACTTGTTGAAAATGGTTCTTTTGATTATGTAGATTTTACTAAGGACAAAGAGGCTTTTAATAATGAGTATGATAAATACGAAATTGAAATTGAGAAAGAGGAAAATAACAATTTGTATAAATTACTTGGGATAGATAATGGTATTCATGTAACCTATAAGTTCAGTTTGATAGATGGCTGTTGGTATCTGGTAGAGATATTGGACGAATCCACATGA
- the rseP gene encoding RIP metalloprotease RseP gives MNPIVIQVIQFFLSLSILIVLHELGHFIPAKLFKTRVEKFYLFFDVKFSLFKKKIGETVYGIGWLPLGGYVKISGMIDESMDTEQMKEEPKPWEFRSKPAWQRLIIMLGGVTVNFVLAVIIYIGMAYQYGDQYVRMDSLKDGVWVVEKNIGDKAGIQTGDKILAVDGNTLESFRSVYLELINGNSITIERDGQVLEQELPVDFIATLLEDEDKVRFLSMRQPFIVQEVSKGSHNEGVDFREGDAVLAINGKPANYLDQVTPILEANKNQEVNVLVQRENGGEQLVVAKVNEDAKLGIGLKGLTPEEYEAKGYLKIEEIEYSFLEAIPAGINKGVETLTGYAKQLKKIFNPSTGAYKGVGGFAAIGSMFPPTWDWVAFWSTTALISIILAFMNILPIPALDGGHVMFLLYEMVSGRKPSDKFLEYAQMVGFFLLIALLLFANGNDLYKAVFK, from the coding sequence ATGAATCCCATAGTCATACAAGTCATACAATTTTTTCTGAGTTTGTCCATCTTGATCGTTCTGCATGAGCTTGGCCATTTTATCCCTGCCAAACTCTTTAAGACCCGGGTGGAGAAATTTTACCTCTTCTTTGACGTCAAGTTTTCCCTGTTCAAAAAGAAAATTGGGGAAACGGTGTACGGGATTGGATGGCTGCCATTGGGGGGCTATGTAAAGATTTCCGGGATGATCGATGAAAGTATGGACACGGAGCAAATGAAGGAAGAGCCCAAACCCTGGGAGTTTCGGAGCAAACCGGCCTGGCAGCGATTGATCATCATGTTGGGCGGTGTCACCGTAAACTTTGTCCTTGCCGTAATCATCTACATTGGCATGGCCTACCAATACGGCGATCAATACGTTAGAATGGATAGTTTAAAGGATGGTGTTTGGGTAGTGGAAAAAAACATAGGGGATAAGGCAGGCATTCAAACAGGGGACAAGATTTTGGCCGTGGATGGCAATACCCTGGAATCCTTTAGAAGCGTATATCTTGAATTGATCAACGGTAATTCCATAACCATTGAGCGCGATGGACAGGTGTTGGAACAAGAGCTCCCTGTCGATTTTATAGCCACGCTTTTGGAAGATGAGGACAAAGTACGGTTTTTGTCCATGCGCCAGCCTTTTATCGTTCAGGAGGTATCCAAAGGTTCGCATAACGAAGGGGTCGATTTTAGGGAAGGGGATGCCGTTTTGGCCATCAATGGAAAACCTGCCAATTATCTGGATCAGGTGACCCCTATCCTGGAAGCCAACAAAAACCAGGAGGTCAATGTTTTGGTCCAAAGGGAAAATGGTGGCGAACAACTGGTGGTGGCCAAGGTCAATGAGGATGCCAAACTCGGAATTGGACTTAAGGGCCTTACCCCTGAAGAATATGAAGCGAAGGGATATCTTAAGATTGAAGAGATTGAATATAGCTTTTTGGAGGCCATACCTGCAGGCATCAACAAAGGGGTGGAAACCCTGACGGGTTATGCCAAGCAACTCAAAAAAATCTTTAACCCCTCTACCGGGGCCTATAAAGGAGTGGGTGGTTTTGCCGCCATTGGTAGCATGTTCCCGCCAACCTGGGACTGGGTGGCCTTTTGGTCCACTACAGCACTGATATCCATTATTTTGGCCTTTATGAACATTCTTCCGATTCCCGCTTTGGATGGTGGCCATGTGATGTTTCTATTGTATGAAATGGTATCGGGAAGAAAACCGAGTGATAAGTTTTTGGAGTATGCCCAAATGGTTGGCTTCTTTTTGTTGATTGCCTTACTTTTATTTGCCAACGGAAACGATCTGTACAAAGCGGTTTTTAAATAG
- a CDS encoding alpha/beta hydrolase, with the protein MKNSLLFPILAVMAFKAVAQDTICLNETITHTIRSEYLDENREYWVSLPLNYSDSLTYPVIYVFDAEWRFDLIKNIAFDLGANKKIRNSIIIGIPHVDWENKRGQDLTFSQSRIEYDGEKVDSTWYTDSNSGKAMPFYHYLTKELIPDVNKNYAANNHETLIGHSYGGYFGGYLLSLEHPFEIIHMYDPSLWYSDGEVIQRFKKSNYNKNTRIHITYQPKPEFHRGKIEEFIQELEDTESIVLSKEFYENDTHNSLFLASFYEGILKTNQ; encoded by the coding sequence ATGAAGAATAGCCTACTATTTCCAATACTGGCCGTAATGGCTTTTAAGGCCGTAGCCCAAGACACGATTTGCTTAAATGAAACTATCACGCATACCATTAGGTCCGAATATCTGGATGAAAATAGGGAGTATTGGGTGAGTTTGCCCCTCAACTATTCCGATTCCCTAACGTACCCGGTCATTTATGTTTTTGATGCGGAGTGGCGGTTCGATTTAATTAAAAACATAGCGTTTGATCTGGGAGCAAACAAAAAAATTCGGAATTCCATTATTATCGGGATTCCACATGTGGATTGGGAAAACAAAAGAGGGCAAGACCTCACCTTTAGTCAGTCGAGAATTGAGTATGATGGGGAGAAAGTGGATTCCACATGGTACACTGACTCCAATTCGGGCAAAGCAATGCCCTTTTATCATTACCTGACCAAAGAACTGATTCCGGATGTCAATAAAAACTATGCCGCCAATAATCACGAAACGCTCATAGGCCATTCCTACGGAGGCTACTTTGGGGGTTACCTCTTATCATTGGAACATCCTTTTGAAATCATACATATGTATGACCCTTCCCTATGGTATAGTGATGGGGAGGTAATACAACGATTTAAAAAATCCAACTATAACAAGAATACCAGAATTCATATCACCTATCAACCAAAACCGGAATTTCACAGGGGAAAGATAGAAGAGTTTATCCAAGAACTTGAGGATACTGAATCGATTGTCCTATCCAAGGAATTCTATGAAAATGACACGCATAATTCGTTGTTTTTAGCCAGCTTTTACGAAGGAATCCTTAAAACAAACCAATAA
- a CDS encoding universal stress protein — MKKILVPTDFSVRSLKLAAYALKLYHQEIIDIILVYPYRIPLSDSELYGFSPRRIVSELKSEEFLRARNELVHRFYVNIGTIQVELFTGLNSLAFQNFTDRLKVRTAVVPQKGFLDFSQSTTFDPLPLIQKNIPEIHRICFKQEEVGEPFTEQRTKGIFSSLKNVFQGF, encoded by the coding sequence ATGAAAAAAATATTGGTACCCACGGATTTCAGTGTCAGATCCTTAAAATTGGCAGCCTATGCCCTTAAACTGTATCACCAGGAGATTATCGATATTATCCTGGTCTATCCTTATAGGATACCGTTATCGGATTCGGAACTCTATGGTTTTTCGCCGCGAAGGATTGTATCGGAACTCAAGAGCGAGGAATTTTTAAGGGCCAGGAACGAACTCGTCCATAGGTTCTACGTGAACATCGGTACGATCCAGGTGGAACTTTTCACCGGCCTGAATTCGCTCGCCTTTCAAAACTTCACGGACCGCCTTAAGGTCCGAACGGCAGTGGTGCCACAAAAAGGCTTTTTGGACTTTTCGCAGAGTACTACGTTCGATCCCTTGCCCCTTATCCAAAAGAACATTCCCGAGATACATAGGATTTGCTTTAAACAAGAGGAAGTCGGGGAACCGTTTACCGAGCAGCGGACCAAAGGTATTTTTTCCTCCCTAAAAAACGTCTTTCAAGGTTTTTAA
- a CDS encoding response regulator transcription factor — protein sequence MSKRILVIEDERNVATFIGKGLREAGHEVFLAYDGPQGLELLAQEEIDLVILDIVLPVMDGRLVAKKIREVGYKNLPIIMLTALGTTENVVEGLDSGADDYLVKPFKFKELLARIRALSRRHVPLEAVNRKLTVSDLELDRDAKTVKRAGNNIKLTSTEFRLLEFFLRNKNRVLSRIDILESVWDINFNLGTNVVDVYVNYLRNKIDRPYGPKLIHTVIGMGYALRESEEHED from the coding sequence ATGTCCAAAAGAATACTGGTCATAGAAGACGAACGGAACGTGGCCACCTTTATAGGAAAGGGACTCCGTGAAGCGGGTCATGAGGTCTTTTTGGCCTACGATGGGCCACAGGGCTTGGAACTGTTGGCACAGGAGGAAATCGATTTGGTGATTCTTGACATTGTACTGCCCGTCATGGACGGACGTTTGGTGGCCAAAAAAATCAGGGAAGTCGGTTACAAAAACCTGCCCATTATCATGCTTACCGCCCTGGGCACCACGGAGAATGTGGTGGAAGGATTGGATTCCGGAGCGGACGACTACCTGGTGAAACCCTTTAAGTTCAAAGAGCTTTTAGCCAGGATCCGTGCATTATCAAGAAGGCATGTTCCCCTGGAGGCCGTGAACCGAAAACTGACCGTGTCCGATTTGGAACTTGACCGGGATGCCAAAACGGTAAAAAGGGCGGGGAACAATATCAAACTGACTTCCACGGAGTTTCGGTTGCTGGAGTTCTTTCTAAGGAACAAGAACAGGGTATTGAGCCGTATCGATATTCTCGAAAGTGTATGGGACATCAATTTCAATCTGGGGACCAACGTGGTGGATGTCTATGTCAATTATCTGAGAAACAAGATCGACCGGCCTTATGGCCCCAAACTTATCCATACCGTGATCGGTATGGGCTATGCCTTGCGGGAATCCGAAGAACATGAAGATTAG
- a CDS encoding SCO family protein, producing MRRFFAKYRLFALVFSLLSLVIIYFIYDALKPNKRLPIYQPNMVNPELVDSTLLDVKKYHTIANFELINQNGDTITQEAYTDKIYVADFFFTTCPTICPIMTKNMAEIQGSILDDDDVMLLSHSVTPQIDTVAQLKRYALEKGVLDSKWNLVTGDKRQIYELARKSYLAVKTDGDGGPFDMIHTENFILVDKEKRIRGFYDGTNTEEIQKLLQDLAILKNSYNN from the coding sequence ATGCGTCGATTTTTTGCCAAATACCGTCTTTTTGCCCTGGTTTTCTCCCTGCTGTCCCTGGTCATCATTTACTTTATTTATGATGCCCTCAAGCCCAACAAAAGATTACCGATCTACCAACCCAACATGGTCAACCCGGAATTGGTGGACAGCACCTTGCTGGATGTAAAAAAGTACCATACCATTGCCAATTTTGAGTTGATTAACCAGAATGGGGATACCATCACTCAGGAGGCGTACACGGACAAAATCTATGTGGCCGATTTCTTTTTTACCACCTGTCCCACCATTTGCCCTATCATGACCAAGAATATGGCTGAAATCCAAGGGAGTATCCTGGATGATGATGACGTGATGCTCCTTTCCCACTCGGTAACCCCACAAATTGACACTGTTGCCCAATTAAAGCGCTACGCTCTTGAGAAAGGGGTATTGGATTCCAAATGGAACCTGGTCACCGGGGATAAAAGGCAGATTTATGAGCTCGCCAGAAAATCGTATTTAGCGGTCAAAACCGATGGGGATGGAGGTCCCTTTGATATGATCCATACCGAAAACTTCATTTTGGTGGATAAGGAAAAGCGGATTCGCGGATTCTATGATGGTACCAATACGGAAGAAATCCAGAAACTGTTGCAGGACCTGGCCATCCTAAAGAATTCCTATAACAACTAG